In a single window of the Chondrocystis sp. NIES-4102 genome:
- a CDS encoding ribonucleoside-diphosphate reductase, alpha subunit, with the protein MQPTLPLTNDSRSTLNSEQEILPTGHNLEITKLNSGNVSNRLSLIPTETASSIQVIRRDGSSTPLNITKIRAVVEWACLGQNINPITIEAGLTTRLRNGVTTREIQDNLIDCALGMCSPDEPEWRYVAGRLHVWNLWQDTQVSRGFGYGNYPATVQLQLEAKRYARQILQYSTEELAIAGSWINPEWDKDYDYAGAVLLTKRYLLTNELPQEAYLTCALLLALVEKPENRLTIARQFYEAIAKRKISLATPILANLRVPNGSLSSCFIIAMDDNLESIFEEITNAARISKNGGGVGVNVSRIRATGSWVMGKQNASGGVIPWIKLLNDTAIAVNQGGRRAGAVTVGLDVWHLDVPEFLEMQAENGDRRRKAYDVFPQLVIVDEFMRRVVAKQQWTLLDPYEVKQALGIDLAELWGEKFEIAYREIEAELGKKILLYKQIDARELFKHIMRAQVETGMPYLAFKDTINRANPNKHEGYIPGVNLCCESFSNVKPGIEAHCCNLVSLNLANLEISEIPDMAQLAVRILDNTIDLTQPPFTDSKTHNDKYRTIGVGCMGLADWLAKRHLNYQDLTKISHLFEEIAYWCTWASMELAKERGTYAAFAGSEWSKGKLLGSKSLAEIVAIAKEPDRWVKLSQDVQTHGIRNSHITAIAPNTSSSLVQGCTASILPVYSKFFYDKWAKGTVPIAPPFIQDCFWFYRENKSLDQKVVVKAVATMQQWIDTGISMELLFNLNQGVYFPQEPERAVRAKDIFDTLVMAWSEGCKAIYYVRTVQKDDFKESNQGCAACAN; encoded by the coding sequence ATGCAGCCAACTTTACCGTTAACCAACGATTCTCGAAGCACCTTAAACTCTGAACAAGAAATTTTACCAACTGGCCATAATTTAGAGATAACAAAGCTTAACTCAGGTAATGTAAGCAATAGGTTATCTTTGATACCAACAGAGACTGCTTCAAGTATTCAGGTAATTAGGAGAGACGGCTCATCTACCCCTTTAAATATTACAAAAATTCGCGCAGTAGTTGAATGGGCTTGTCTGGGGCAAAACATCAACCCAATTACTATAGAAGCTGGTTTAACAACTAGATTACGTAATGGTGTAACTACTAGGGAAATTCAAGATAATTTAATTGACTGTGCATTGGGAATGTGTAGTCCTGATGAACCCGAATGGAGATATGTAGCAGGTAGACTCCACGTTTGGAATTTGTGGCAAGATACTCAAGTAAGTCGAGGATTTGGATATGGAAATTATCCTGCAACAGTACAATTACAATTAGAAGCTAAACGTTACGCTCGCCAGATTCTTCAATATTCTACAGAGGAATTAGCAATAGCTGGTAGTTGGATAAACCCTGAATGGGATAAGGATTATGATTATGCAGGGGCGGTTTTATTAACCAAGCGGTATTTATTGACTAATGAATTACCACAGGAAGCTTATTTAACCTGTGCTTTATTATTGGCATTGGTAGAAAAACCAGAAAACAGATTAACTATTGCACGTCAATTTTACGAAGCGATAGCGAAAAGAAAAATTTCTCTAGCCACACCAATATTAGCTAATCTCAGAGTACCTAATGGATCTTTGAGTAGTTGTTTTATTATCGCTATGGACGATAATTTAGAGAGTATTTTTGAAGAAATTACTAATGCAGCTAGGATTTCTAAAAATGGTGGTGGTGTTGGGGTAAACGTCAGTCGTATTCGTGCTACTGGTAGTTGGGTGATGGGTAAGCAAAACGCTTCAGGTGGGGTAATTCCTTGGATTAAATTACTCAATGATACAGCGATCGCAGTAAATCAAGGCGGGCGTAGGGCTGGTGCTGTTACCGTTGGCTTGGATGTTTGGCATTTGGATGTGCCTGAATTTTTGGAAATGCAAGCGGAAAATGGCGATCGCCGTCGTAAGGCTTATGATGTTTTTCCTCAATTGGTTATTGTCGATGAATTTATGCGTCGGGTGGTAGCGAAACAGCAATGGACGCTATTAGATCCTTATGAGGTTAAGCAAGCATTAGGTATTGATTTGGCTGAACTTTGGGGCGAAAAATTTGAAATTGCCTACCGTGAAATTGAAGCGGAATTAGGTAAGAAGATTTTACTCTATAAACAAATAGATGCCCGTGAACTGTTTAAGCATATTATGCGCGCTCAGGTAGAAACAGGAATGCCTTATCTGGCTTTTAAAGACACAATTAATCGGGCAAATCCTAATAAGCACGAAGGTTATATACCTGGGGTGAATTTGTGCTGTGAGAGCTTTAGCAATGTTAAACCTGGAATAGAAGCTCATTGTTGTAATCTGGTATCTCTTAATTTAGCTAATCTTGAAATATCAGAAATACCCGATATGGCTCAATTAGCAGTAAGAATTTTAGATAACACCATCGATTTAACCCAGCCTCCTTTTACAGATAGCAAAACCCATAATGATAAATACCGTACTATTGGGGTAGGTTGTATGGGGTTGGCAGATTGGTTAGCAAAACGTCATCTAAACTATCAAGATTTAACTAAAATTAGTCACTTATTTGAAGAAATAGCCTATTGGTGTACTTGGGCATCAATGGAATTAGCTAAAGAAAGGGGGACTTATGCTGCTTTTGCAGGTAGTGAATGGAGTAAAGGTAAATTACTTGGTTCTAAATCTTTAGCAGAAATTGTGGCGATCGCCAAAGAGCCAGATCGTTGGGTAAAATTATCTCAAGATGTCCAAACCCATGGTATTCGTAACTCCCATATAACTGCGATCGCTCCTAATACTTCTTCTTCTTTAGTTCAAGGTTGTACCGCTAGTATTTTGCCCGTATATAGTAAGTTTTTCTATGATAAATGGGCTAAGGGAACTGTGCCTATCGCTCCACCTTTTATTCAAGATTGTTTCTGGTTTTACCGCGAAAATAAAAGTCTTGATCAGAAAGTTGTAGTAAAAGCAGTGGCTACTATGCAACAGTGGATTGATACAGGTATTTCGATGGAATTGCTTTTTAATCTTAATCAAGGGGTATATTTCCCACAAGAGCCTGAGCGAGCGGTTAGAGCTAAAGATATCTTTGATACTCTAGTTATGGCATGGTCAGAAGGATGTAAAGCAATATACTATGTCCGTACTGTGCAGAAGGATGATTTTAAGGAATCTAATCAAGGATGTGCAGCTTGTGCTAATTAG
- a CDS encoding solanesyl diphosphate synthase, translating into MTSSTTSLLAPVENDLQILTDNLKQLISARHPILGAAAEHLFEAGGKRIRPAIVLLVSRATMPNHELTPRHRRLAEITEMIHTASLVHDDVVDEADLRRNVETVNSLFGDKIAVLAGDFLFAQSSWYLANLDNLQVVKLLSEVIRDFAEGEIIQSINRFDIDASIDSYLDKTYYKTASLMANSAKAAAILSDADSSVVENLYSYGRNLGLAFQIVDDILDFTGSAEVLGKPAGLDLASGKLTSPVFYAIKQEPHLEVLIERKFSDPEDLDKALELIRSTDGIEQARQLAKNLAHQAAQCITCLKPSDSKDALHDLTDYAVSRLY; encoded by the coding sequence ATGACATCTTCTACTACCTCTTTATTAGCACCCGTTGAAAATGATCTGCAAATTTTGACAGATAATCTCAAACAACTGATTAGTGCGCGTCATCCAATTTTAGGAGCTGCTGCCGAACACTTATTTGAGGCTGGAGGTAAACGTATTAGACCAGCGATTGTTCTGTTGGTCTCGCGGGCAACCATGCCTAATCATGAATTAACCCCTCGTCATCGCCGTTTAGCAGAAATCACAGAAATGATTCATACGGCAAGTTTGGTACATGATGATGTAGTAGACGAAGCAGATTTACGCCGTAACGTGGAAACAGTTAATAGTTTGTTTGGTGACAAAATAGCTGTATTAGCAGGGGATTTTCTTTTTGCTCAATCATCTTGGTATCTAGCTAATCTCGATAATCTACAAGTAGTTAAACTGCTATCGGAGGTTATTAGGGATTTCGCGGAAGGGGAAATAATTCAAAGTATTAATCGTTTTGACATCGACGCTTCTATTGATTCTTATTTAGATAAGACCTACTATAAAACTGCTTCGTTAATGGCAAATAGTGCTAAAGCTGCTGCTATCTTGAGCGATGCTGATAGTAGTGTAGTAGAAAATCTATATAGTTATGGTCGTAATTTAGGTCTGGCTTTTCAAATTGTAGATGACATTCTCGATTTTACTGGTTCTGCTGAAGTATTAGGTAAACCAGCAGGATTAGATTTAGCTAGTGGTAAGTTAACTTCCCCTGTATTTTATGCCATAAAACAAGAACCACACTTAGAAGTATTGATAGAAAGAAAATTTTCTGACCCTGAAGACCTAGATAAGGCTTTAGAATTGATTAGAAGTACTGATGGAATTGAACAAGCACGTCAACTTGCTAAAAATCTTGCCCATCAAGCTGCGCAATGTATAACTTGTCTTAAGCCTTCAGACTCCAAAGATGCTTTGCATGATTTAACTGATTATGCTGTTAGTCGTTTGTATTAA
- the murI gene encoding glutamate racemase, with protein MKHSNWRIGLFDSGVGGLTVLREMYRQMPTESLLYFADSARLPYGTRSQPEILQFVREILDWMCTQKVKMIIMACNTSSALALEIVRQEYDIPILGVILSGAKAAVKDGQRIGVISTQATAKSHAYRQAIREINPRTQVWEVPCPKFVHLIEQNLLYTEYTQQVAQEYLQPLIKKNIDTLVYGCTHYRHLDKTIRSLLPSSVKIIDPAEHIVVAAAKELSLLGLRNNGFSVPTSFYVSGSPQQFASLSQQWLGYYPHVIQVPMKEPSSAEMMALNPVD; from the coding sequence ATGAAACATTCAAATTGGCGTATTGGCTTGTTTGATAGCGGTGTAGGCGGATTAACAGTATTAAGGGAAATGTATCGCCAAATGCCCACCGAATCATTACTCTATTTTGCTGATTCTGCTCGTTTACCCTATGGAACGCGATCGCAGCCAGAAATTCTTCAATTTGTGCGTGAAATCCTAGATTGGATGTGTACCCAAAAAGTCAAAATGATTATCATGGCTTGTAATACTAGTTCTGCCCTAGCATTAGAAATAGTTAGGCAAGAATATGATATTCCTATCTTAGGGGTAATTCTTTCAGGAGCTAAAGCTGCAGTCAAAGATGGTCAACGTATCGGTGTAATTTCCACTCAAGCTACTGCTAAAAGTCACGCTTATCGCCAAGCAATAAGAGAAATCAACCCACGAACTCAAGTGTGGGAAGTTCCTTGTCCTAAATTTGTTCACCTAATAGAACAAAATCTCTTATATACCGAATATACTCAACAAGTAGCTCAAGAATATTTACAACCACTTATTAAAAAAAATATTGATACTCTTGTCTATGGTTGTACTCATTATAGACACCTAGATAAAACTATTCGCTCTCTTTTGCCTAGTTCTGTAAAAATCATTGATCCTGCTGAACATATTGTGGTAGCAGCAGCCAAAGAATTATCTTTATTAGGATTACGTAATAACGGGTTTTCTGTACCTACTAGTTTTTATGTTAGCGGTTCTCCTCAACAATTTGCGAGCTTATCCCAACAATGGCTTGGGTATTATCCCCATGTAATACAAGTTCCTATGAAAGAACCATCATCAGCAGAAATGATGGCCCTCAACCCAGTTGATTAA
- a CDS encoding putative Zn-dependent proteases like protein has product MTAVISTTTEEIKNPITERVRSAIASYRDQVDYLEIRVEQSESTALAFRGKQLDSVDRSFALAGGIRACHQGGWSFVTFNGLDELDARIEDAISQAKLVGKEETQLATVEAIEDYVPELIKRDPRTVSLQDKRQLLEKYNQLLLDYDPRIQTTSASISDRFATKIFVNSTGSCIVQERLDVNGRFAAIAKGENGIVRQGFESVHSRNDFDVLVGIEEQVKGAAERAVRQLDAKSVKGGQYTVVLDPYLAGVFIHEAFGHLSEADFVYENPKMQELLTLGKPMGIEQLNVVDDATLENLPGSMKYDDEGVPGQRKYLIKNGVLTQRLHSLETAGKMQETPTGNARAIRASYPPIVRMTNTAIEPGDTPLEKMFEGIEEGVYAVRMLGGQTNGEMFTFAAAEGYMIRDGKIAEPVSDVTLSGNVFQTLQDIEAISSDTLYTNGGCGKGGQMPLPVSVGGPHIRIKNVVVGGR; this is encoded by the coding sequence ATGACAGCAGTAATATCAACAACTACAGAAGAAATCAAAAACCCGATTACAGAAAGGGTGCGCTCGGCGATCGCTAGTTATCGAGATCAAGTAGACTATTTAGAAATTAGAGTAGAACAAAGTGAATCTACAGCACTTGCTTTTCGGGGTAAACAGTTAGACTCTGTAGATCGTAGTTTTGCTTTAGCTGGCGGAATTCGAGCTTGTCATCAGGGTGGCTGGAGTTTTGTTACTTTTAATGGTTTAGATGAGCTTGACGCTAGAATTGAAGACGCAATTTCTCAAGCAAAATTAGTCGGGAAAGAAGAAACACAGCTAGCAACTGTTGAGGCGATCGAAGACTATGTGCCTGAGCTTATAAAACGCGATCCTCGTACTGTTTCCTTGCAGGATAAACGCCAACTTTTAGAAAAATATAATCAATTACTATTAGATTACGATCCTCGCATTCAAACCACTTCCGCTAGTATTAGCGATCGCTTTGCTACTAAGATTTTTGTCAATTCTACAGGTAGCTGTATTGTCCAAGAAAGATTAGATGTTAATGGGCGTTTTGCTGCGATCGCCAAAGGAGAAAACGGTATTGTACGTCAGGGATTTGAATCTGTTCATTCCCGTAATGATTTTGATGTCTTAGTTGGCATCGAAGAGCAAGTTAAAGGGGCAGCAGAGCGCGCAGTTAGGCAATTGGACGCGAAATCTGTTAAAGGTGGGCAATATACCGTGGTTCTCGACCCTTATTTAGCTGGTGTGTTTATTCATGAGGCTTTTGGACATCTTTCTGAGGCTGATTTTGTCTATGAAAATCCTAAAATGCAGGAATTGTTGACTTTAGGTAAGCCGATGGGGATTGAGCAACTAAACGTAGTGGATGATGCTACTCTAGAAAATCTGCCAGGGTCGATGAAATATGATGATGAAGGTGTACCAGGACAACGTAAATATTTAATTAAGAATGGTGTTTTAACTCAGCGTCTTCACTCCCTAGAAACAGCAGGGAAAATGCAGGAGACTCCTACAGGTAATGCAAGAGCAATTCGCGCTAGTTATCCGCCCATTGTTCGCATGACTAATACAGCAATTGAACCTGGTGATACACCCTTAGAGAAGATGTTTGAGGGAATAGAAGAAGGGGTTTATGCCGTCAGAATGTTGGGAGGACAAACCAACGGTGAAATGTTTACTTTTGCAGCAGCAGAAGGATATATGATCCGCGATGGTAAAATTGCTGAACCTGTTAGTGATGTTACTCTTTCTGGTAATGTCTTTCAAACTTTACAGGATATTGAGGCAATTAGTAGCGATACTTTATATACTAATGGAGGATGTGGCAAAGGAGGTCAAATGCCTTTACCTGTAAGCGTTGGTGGCCCTCACATTCGGATTAAAAATGTAGTGGTTGGTGGTCGATAG
- a CDS encoding serine/threonine protein kinase with pentapeptide repeats: MSYCLNPSCPKPVNNPKAKVCQACGSKLLLHGRYHLIKGLGKGGFGQTFLAADLGLPGNPLCVIKQLRPNTDNPNFLSMARELFEREARTLGRVGNHPQIPRLLDYFEDRQQFYLIQEFVKGDNLQQEIKKNGVLNEEKARQVLKEILIILRDIHAQKVIHRDIKPANIIRREIDNKLVLIDFGVVKNQVDTGGAAGSEQTALTAFAVGTPGFAPPEQLAMRPVYSSDVYALGVTCMYLMTGKAPKNMDCDPITGDIDWFKNVTISKSFAEILTKMLEIAIKNRYKTAQEALQALEIEPHVESLSESMLMGYPGMDNNSNTPPNNTVSSRSNMGAAPRNSPFSSRSDNRTPPSVSSRTASRYPRNSYAPSNQRNRNNQASEEKKPKTPTKPIKLSAQEVINFYNSGRKDFGLKDMSMQDLQKAELSEAKFYDSKLIKINLQGADLTRSNFAQCDLRQAMLRNANFTKAFFNSSNLEGADLRGANLSETNFKDTKLKGANLCGANLSNSNLTQEQLEEVKTNWMTTMPTGKRGFW; encoded by the coding sequence ATGAGCTATTGCCTAAATCCATCCTGTCCCAAGCCTGTTAATAATCCCAAAGCTAAAGTATGTCAAGCTTGTGGGTCTAAACTACTATTACATGGTCGTTATCACTTAATCAAGGGACTCGGCAAAGGCGGTTTTGGGCAGACTTTTTTAGCTGCCGATTTAGGACTTCCTGGTAATCCTTTGTGTGTTATTAAACAATTAAGACCTAATACAGATAATCCTAATTTTCTGTCGATGGCGAGAGAATTATTTGAAAGAGAAGCAAGAACTCTCGGTAGAGTAGGTAATCATCCTCAGATACCTAGACTATTAGACTATTTTGAAGATCGCCAGCAATTTTATCTAATTCAGGAATTTGTCAAAGGGGATAACTTGCAGCAGGAAATTAAGAAAAATGGCGTTTTGAATGAAGAGAAAGCCCGCCAAGTACTCAAGGAAATTTTAATAATCCTCAGAGATATTCATGCGCAAAAAGTTATTCACCGAGACATCAAACCTGCCAACATTATTCGTCGCGAAATAGATAATAAATTGGTTTTAATTGACTTTGGTGTAGTGAAAAATCAGGTAGATACTGGGGGAGCAGCAGGATCTGAGCAAACAGCCCTCACAGCATTTGCTGTTGGCACTCCTGGTTTTGCCCCTCCTGAACAGTTGGCGATGCGCCCTGTATATTCTAGTGATGTTTATGCTTTAGGTGTTACCTGTATGTATTTAATGACGGGGAAAGCACCAAAAAATATGGATTGTGATCCGATTACAGGTGATATTGACTGGTTTAAGAATGTCACAATTAGTAAGAGTTTTGCAGAAATTTTGACTAAAATGCTGGAAATAGCTATTAAAAATCGCTATAAAACTGCTCAGGAAGCATTGCAAGCATTGGAGATAGAGCCTCACGTGGAGAGTTTATCGGAAAGTATGCTGATGGGCTATCCTGGTATGGATAATAATAGTAATACTCCTCCTAATAATACTGTTTCTAGCCGTAGTAATATGGGTGCTGCTCCTAGAAATTCACCTTTTAGTTCTCGTAGCGATAATAGAACACCTCCAAGTGTTAGTAGCCGTACGGCTTCTCGCTATCCTCGCAATAGTTATGCCCCCAGTAATCAAAGGAATAGGAATAACCAAGCTTCAGAGGAGAAAAAGCCGAAAACTCCAACAAAACCTATAAAATTGTCTGCTCAAGAGGTAATCAATTTTTATAATTCTGGCAGAAAGGATTTTGGGTTGAAAGATATGAGTATGCAGGATTTACAAAAAGCTGAGTTATCAGAGGCTAAATTTTACGACTCTAAGTTGATCAAAATTAATTTGCAAGGTGCTGACTTAACTAGGTCAAATTTCGCTCAATGTGATCTGCGTCAGGCAATGTTAAGGAACGCTAACTTTACCAAAGCTTTTTTTAATAGTTCTAATCTAGAAGGTGCGGATCTAAGAGGAGCAAATTTGAGTGAGACTAATTTTAAAGATACCAAATTGAAAGGTGCTAATCTTTGTGGCGCAAATTTAAGTAATAGTAATTTGACTCAAGAACAATTAGAAGAGGTTAAGACGAATTGGATGACTACTATGCCGACTGGGAAGCGAGGATTTTGGTAA